The following nucleotide sequence is from Pseudonocardia abyssalis.
GGCTGGCCTACACGGCGACCGACGGGACGCCCCGGGTGCTGCCGATGTGGTTCCTCTGGTCGGGCGACGAGCTCGTCCTCGCCTCGTTCGCAGGCTCGGCGAAGGTCGCCGCGCTGCGGGCCCGGCCCGACGTGGCGATCACCATCGACACGCTCGGCCCGCCGCCCGACGTCCTGTTGCTGCGCGGCCGCGTAGAGCTGACGGAAGTGGCGGGCGTGCTGCCGGAGTACACCGAGATGCAGGTCCGCTACCTCGGAGCGGAGTTCGCGGCCGCCGCCCGGGCCGAGGTGGACGTGCCCGGCGTCCGGATGGTGCGGATCGGGCTGCGCCCGACCTGGGTGGGTGCGCTCGACTTCCGCACCCGCTTCCCCGCCGGGTTCGCGGAGCGTGGGCGGTGACGGCGTTCGTGCTGGTGCCCGGCGCGGGCGGCGCGGCCTTCTACTGGCACCTCGTCGTGCGGGAGCTGGAGCGTCGCGGGCACGAGGGGATCGCGGTCGACCTGCCGTCCGGGGACCCGGACGCCCGGCTGGCCGACTACGTCGACGCGGTCGTGGCCGGAGCGGACGGGCGCACCGGCGTCGTGCTGGTGGGGAGCTCGCTCGGCGGGTTCAGCGCCCCGCTCGCCTGCCGGCCGCTGCAGGCCGTCGGACTCGTCCTGGTCAACGCGATGATCCCGACACCCGGCGAGACGGGGGGCCAGTGGTGGGAGAACACCGGTTTCGAGGCGGCGATCAGCGGTGCCGCCGAGCGCGACGGACGCGATCTCGCAGCCGACCCCGACCAACGGGAGACGATGTTCCACGACGTGCCCCCCGAGGTGGCGCAGGCGGTGTTCGAGCGTCCCTTCGAGCAGGAGGACGGGATCTTCGCCGACGCCTGGCCGGGCACCTGGCCGGACGTCCCTACGCGGGTGGTCGCGACCCGTGACGACCGCTTCTTCCCGGTCGAGTTCCAGCGCCGGATCGCCCGCGAGCGCCTCGGGACCGACCCCGAGGAGATGGCGGGTGGCCACCTCGTCGCCCTGTCCCGCCCGGTGGAGCTGGTGGACCTGCTGATCGGTTAGCGCAGCCGTACGGGCCGCGCGTCGTCGGGCGGGGTGCCGAAGAGGGTGGCCGGGTCGTGCTCGGGGCCGATCTCCGACGTCAGGTGCGCGGCGAGGATGCGGTCGGTGCGGAACCAGCGCGGACCCTCCCGCAGTCGGCACCACGCCAGCAGGTGCCAGAACCCGCCGGTCGCGGCGAGCGCGGCCGGTTCGACGGCCCGCTCGGTGACGGCCCCGTCGCGGTCGGCGAAGCGCAGCACGGTGACCACCCGCCGTCGGACGGCCTCGTCGAGGACGCGGGCGACGGCCGGGCGCGGCGCCTGCTCGGGGATGCGCAGCCACAGCCTCGCCGCGATCGACTCGGCCCGGGCCAGCTCCGCGTCCGGCATCGCGGCGAGGACCTTGCTCAGCGCGCTGCGGGCGTCGGCGGCGAACGGGAGCGTCGGCAGGGCGGCCAGCGCCACGGCGATCGCCGCGGCCTCCGCGCCGGTCAGGTTCAGCGGGGGCAGCGTGGCGGCGGTGTCGAGGACGTACCCGCCGCCGGGACCGGACTGCGCCCACAGCGGGACGCCCGCCTGCAGCAGCGCGTCGACGTCGCGCTTGATCGTGCGCGTCGAGACCTCCAGGCGCTGCGCGAGCCAGGGCCCGGTGCGCCCGGCGGGGCCGGCGGCACGCAGCTCCTCGGCGATCGCGTAGAGGCGCTCGGTGCGGTTCACATCCGTGAGGATGCCGCAGAATCGGTGACACCACGGTGTCACCGACCCCCCGCCATCCTGGTCACATGACCATCTGGCACCTGGACCGTCCCGACGGCCGTCGCGTCGCCGTCCACGAACTCACGCCCGACGCCCCGGCCGGTGCACCGGTCGTCCTGCTCTCGCACGCGGCCCCGGGCTCGGGCGCGTTCGACCCCGACCCGGCCGCGACGGCCGCCGCGGGCGTCCGGCTCGTCGCCCCGGACCGCCCCGGCTACGGCGGGTCCGACCCGGTGCCGGGCCTCACGACCGTCGATCTGGCCGCGGACGACGCCGCAGCGGTTCTCGACCACGTACTCCCACCCGGCGACACGGCCGCACTGGCGGGCTGGTCGGCCGGCGGACGCGTCGCGCTCGCGGTGGCGGCGAGGCGCCCCGAGCTGGCCGGACGGGTCGCCGTGATCGGCACGCCCGCCCCCGACGAGGAGGTGCCCTGGTACGGGGAGTTCGCAGGCATGATCGACCCGCTGCGCGGTCTGTCGGTACCCGACGCACGGGCCGCGCTCGACGGGGCCTTCGGACCGATGGTGGAGCACACGACGGGCGACGCGCGGTTCGCGCTCGTCGCCGACCCGGAGGTGGACGCGGACCTGCTCGACGCGCCCGGGACGGCCGACCGGCTGCGGGCGATGCTCCGCGCCGCGCTGCGGCAGGGCGGCGCGGGGATGGCTGCGGACGTGGGTGGCTACACCCTCGCACCCTGGGGCTTCGACCCCGCGGACGTACGGGCGGACGTGCTGCTCGCCTACGGAGCCGCCGACGTCGCGGTCGGCCCCGAGCACGGGCAGTGGTGGGGGAAGGCCCTGCCCACGGCCCGGCTCGAGGTGCTGCCCGGCGTCGGTCACCTGCTCGTCGTCCCGTTCTGGGAGCACGCCCTGACCCACCTGACGGGCTGATCCGCAGCGACTCGCGGGCGGAGAAGGAGCGACTCGCGGGGCCGGATTCCGCGAGTCGCTGCTTTCGCGCCCGCGAGTCGCCGGGTTCGCGCCCGCGAGTCGCTGTTTCCGCGCCCCGGGCTAGGGGGCGGAGATGGTGAGGCGGGCGGTGAGGACCGGGCGGCGGGGGTCGCGCGGGGGGAGGGCGCGGAGCAGGCGCTGGGAGAGCTCGGGATCGTCGGCCCCGTCCACGGTCCCGGACAGCGCCCACATGGCGTCGACGTCGAGGCTGTCGAGCACGGCCCGGCGCAGTGCGACGGCGAGCAGCTCCCGTTCCTCCCGCACCCCGGGTGCCTCGGAGCGGGGGAGCAGCGGGCCGCGATAGGCCCGGGCGGCCTCGCGGATGTTGCCCTCGGCCAGCGCCGAGCGGACCTCGACGAAGTCGGCGTCGACCCGGGCCCGCAGCCGGTAGGGCTGGGTACGCAGCACCCCGGCCCCGAGCGCGACGCGGAGCCGGTGCATCTCCGCCCGCACCGTGACGGCCTTGCCCGCGTCGCCGTGCAGGGCGGTGGCGAGCTCGTCGGCGGTGAGGCCGTCGGGGTGCAGGGCGAGCAGCGTGAGCACCTCGGCGTGGCGCAGCGTGAGCCGGACGTGGCCGCCGTCGAGGCAGGCCAGCGCGCGGGTGGCCCCGAGGAAGGGCAGCGACAGCACCGGTCGCGGTGCCGACCCGGTGCGGTGCAGCCGCATCAGCCAGCCCTCGGCGAGCTGCTCGAGGAGGCCCTCGCCCGCCTCGCCCAGTGCCACGCGGTCGCCCACCGACGGCAGGTCGACGCGCGCGGGCAGCCAGCCGAGTGGCTGCGCGGCCAGCACCCGTCCGCTGGGGGTGAGCAGGGCGCCGGGCTCGTCGCGCAGCCCGATGAGGTGGGTGAGGTTGCGGGCGAGCAGCCGCTCGTTGCGCATGGCGAGCTGGGCGCCGAGGTGGCCCTCCGCCAGTCGCGCCGCCGCGACGACCAGGGCGAGCGTCGTCGGGTGGAACGTGCGCGCGGGCCCGGTGACGTCGACGGCGCCGATCACCTCGCCGGAGTCTGGGTCGTGGATGGGGCAGGCCGCGCAGGTCCAGCTGTGGTACGTCCGGACCAGGTGCTCCGCCGAGTGGATCTGCACCGCCCGGTCGGCGGCGAGCGCGGTGCCCATCGCGTTGGTGCCGATGCTGTCCTCGGTCCAGCGCGTGCCTTCCACCAGTCCGACGCCCTCGGCGCGGCGCAGCACGTCGCGCTGGCCCTCGCGCCACAGGATGTGGCCCTGCGCGTCGGTCACGATCATCATGTGCATCGCCTCGTCGGCGATGGACACCAGCGTGTCGCGCAGGACCGGGATCACCGCGGCGAGCGGGTGGCCGCCGCGGATGCCGCCGACCTCGGCGGGGGAGTAGACGTGCGGCGGCCCGCCGTGCTCGTCGGGGTCGACCCGCGCCGCCAACGACCGCTGCCACGACGCCGAGACGACGTCGCGCGGGGCGGGGCCGGACCGGTCGCCCGCCAGCGTCGCCTCTCGGACCCGCGCGAGGGCCCGAGCGTGCTGCACCTGGTCGTCGACCGACACGGTGCCGATGGTCCTCCCGCCGGTCAGCGAAGGCAAACCTGCGTCGAAATCGCACTGGCGGTTTGGTCAGGTGGTGTGATCCGCATCTGCGTGCAACCTCTCTGCAACCCCTCCCTTCCTAGTGTCCGCTGTCACCAGTTCTCCAACGATGTGGAAGGACCACAAGTGCCCATTTACTCGGCTCCCGGCACGCCCGGCAGTGTTGTCGCCTTCAAGTCCCGCTACGAGAACTTCATCGGCGGCGAGTTCGTCGCGCCGGTCAAGGGCCAGTACTTCGAGAACCCCACGCCGATCACCGGCCAGGCGTTCACCGAGGTCGCCCGCGGTACGTCCGAGGACATCGAGCTCGCGCTCGACGCCGCGTGGGCAGCTGCCCCCGCCTGGGGCAAGACGTCGGTCACCGAGCGCTCGATCATCCTCAACAAGATGGCGGACCGCATCGAGGCCAACCTCGAGCTGATCGCCATCGCCGAGGCGTGGGACAACGGCAAGGCGTGCCGCGAGACGCTCGCCGCCGACATCCCCCTCGCGATCGACCACCTGCGCTACTTCGCCGGCGCGATCCGCGGCCAGGAGGGCAGCCTGTCGCAGATCGACGACGACACGGTCGCCTACCACTTCCACGAGCCGCTCGGCGTCGTCGGGCAGATCATCCCGTGGAACTTCCCGATCCTCATGGCGATCTGGAAGCTGGCCCCCGCGCTCGCCGCGGGCAACTGCGTCGTGCTCAAGCCCGCCGAGCAGACCCCGGCGTCGATCCTCGTGCTCATCGAGCTCATCGGCGACCTGCTGCCCGCCGGCGTGCTGAACATCGTCAACGGCTTCGGTGTCGAGGCCGGCAAGCCCCTGGCGTCGAACAAGCGCATCCGCAAGATCGCCTTCACCGGTGAGACCACCACCGGGCGCCTGATCATGCAGTACGCGTCGGAGAACCTGATCCCGGTCACCCTCGAGCTCGGCGGCAAGAGCCCCAACATCTTCTTCGACGACGTGGCGAGCCAGCAGGACTCGTTCTACGACAAGGCGCTCGAGGGCTTCGCGATGTTCGCCCTCAACCAGGGCGAGGTCTGCACCTGCCCGTCGCGCGCGCTCATCCAGGGCGGCATCTACACCGACTTCCTCGAGCAGGCGGTCAAGCGCACCGAGCAGATCAAGCAGGGCAACCCGCTCGACACCGACACCATGATCGGTGCGCAGGCGTCGAACGACCAGCTCGAGAAGATCCTGTCCTACATCGACATCGGTCGTCAGGAGGGCGCGAAGGTGCTCACCGGTGGCGAGCGCGCCGACCTCGGTGGCGACCTGTCGGGCGGCTACTACGTGCAGCCGACCGTCTTCGAGGGCAACAACGCGATGCGCATCTTCCAGGAGGAGATCTTCGGGCCGGTCGTCTCGGTCACGCGCTTCTCCGACTACGACGACGCGCTGAAGATCGCCAACGACACGCTCTACGGTCTCGGTGCCGCGGTGTGGTCGCGCGACGGCAACACCGCGTACCGCGCGGGCCGCGACATCCAGGCCGGCCGGGTGTGGGTGAACAACTACCACGCCTACCCCGCGCACGCGGCGTTCGGTGGCTACAAGCAGTCGGGCGTGGGTCGCGAGAACCACAAGATGATGCTCGACCACTACCAGAACACCAAGAATCTCCTGGTCTCCTACTCGCAGAACGCCCAGGGCTTCTTCTGATGGGCGAGCGGGTCACGATGACGCCGGCAGCTGCGGAGCTCCTGAAGAAGCTGACGGAGTTCCACGGCCCGCTGATGTTCCACCAGTCCGGCGGCTGCTGCGACGGCAGCTCGCCCATGTGCTATCCGGACGGGGACTTCACGCTCGGCGGATCCGACGTGCACCTCGGCGACCTGGTCGTCGAGGGGCTCCCGGCCCCCATCGGGTTCCACATGTCGGAGTCGCAGTTCGAGTACTGGAAGCACACCCACCTGACCGTCGACGTCGTGAGGGGTCGAGGCAGCGGGTTCTCGGTCGAGGCGCCGGAGGGCGTCCGATTCATGATCCGTTCGCGGCTGTTCTCCGACGAGGAGTCGGCGGCACTGAACGGCGGGTGACACCGCGGTGGGGCCGGACCGCACTGGTCCGGCCCCGCCGTTTCCGCAGACGAGAGGATCGCCCGACGATGTCCGAGCCCACGACCCTGCGCAACCTGGTCGGCCTGCCCCAGGAACCGGCGAGCCTGGCCGAGTCGACGCTGATCATGGTCGACCTGCAGAACACCTACACCCGCGGCGTGATGGAGCTGGAGAACGTGCAGCCCGCCATCGACGAGGCCGCCGCACTGCTCGACCGCGCCCGCTCCGCGGGAATCCCGATCTTCCACATCCAGCACGACTCGGGCGAGGGATCGCCCTACGACGTGCGTGCGGAGATCGGCGCGATCGTCGACCGCGTCGCGCCCCGCGACGGCGAGCCGGTGATCGTCAAGAACTTCCCCAACTCGTTCACGGCCACCGACCTCGACGACCGGCTCGCCCCCGGCAGCAACCTGGTGCTCGCCGGGTTCATGACGCACATGTGCATCAACTCGACGGCGCGCGGCGCGTTCAGCCTCGGCCACAGCCCGTCGGTCGTGGCGGCCGCGACGGCCACCCGCGCCCTGCCCGGGGTCGACGGGAACCCGGTGGCGGCGTCGGCGCTGCAGGCCAGCAGCCTCGCGGCGATCTCCGACCTGTTCGGTCTCGTCGTCCCGACCTCGGCGGGCATCCCGGACTAGCGGAGTCCCGACTACAGGCGCACCCGCGCGAGCACCGCCCGGTGGTCGCTCCCCGGCACGTCGTGCACCGATGCGCCGGTGGACCCGACCCCGTCCGGGAGCAGCACGTGGTCGATCCGGATTCCCGCCCAGCGTGGCAGCCGGGCCGGCCACGTGCCAGCCCCGGTCGGTCCCGCGCTGCGCCCGGCGGCGCGCAGCAACCGGTGGTCGACCGTCGCGTTGAGGTCCCCCGCGACGATCGCCCCCTCCGCCGTCCACGCGGCCGCGGTGCGCAGGTCGCGGCGCCAGTCGTGCACCACGCCGAGGCGCGCCGGGGCGGTGGTGTGCACCGCGTACAGCACGCGGTCGCCGAGCAGCCCGCCGGTGACCCGCAGGTGCGGCAGCCGCATCTGGTGCCCCCGCTCCATCGTGACGTCCGCGGCGCGCGGTCCCGCCAGCACCGTGACGCCCCACCCGTCGCGGCGTCCGGCCGGGAGCGACGCGACCCCGTGGTAGCCCGGGACCAGCTCCAGGATCCGCCCGAGGTAGTCGTGCCCGGCCTCGGGCAGCACGACGAGGTCGGGCTTCGCGCGCCCGACGAGTGCGGCGAGTGCGGCGGGGTCGGCGCGTCCGTGCCAGACGTTGAGGACGAGCACGACGACGTCGTCGGCCGACGAGGCCCGGCTCGGCGCCGGTCGCCGGCGCAGCACCGCGGGTACCGCCCCGGCGAGCACGACCGCCCCCGCGGCGCCGCCCCACACCCGCGAAGCGGCGGTGATCGCGACGGTCACCGCCAGCGCCAGGACGGTCAGGTGCGGTCGCCAGGCCAGCAGGAGGACCGCGGGGAAGCGGTCGACGATCGACGTCTTCACGACCGCTCAGTATCCTCGGATCCGGCGTTCCCGTACGCCACCGGTCCGCGGGCAGGGCAGAGCCCCTCGGGAGCACTTCGGTACGGCCCGGATCCCGCACCTCCTCACCGAGCCGGCGTCGCGGACCGCGGGCCGTGTGAAGGAGGTCGCGATGCCGACCGTCCCCCTGCCTGATGACCCCGACCTCGGCCAGCTCCGCAAGCAGGCTCGCGACCTGCAGACGAACGTGCGTTCGGGCTGGATGGGCTCGCTGGACCTGGTCGCCGAGCTCCATCCCGACGGCGCCCCCGCCGATCCAGCGCGCTGGCCGCTGCACGCAGCCCAGCTCGTCCTCGCCCGGTTGTACCGATTCCCGAGCTGGCCCGCGCTCGTGCGGCACGTCGGGATCGTCACCGAACACCGCCGGGTGCCGGACACCGCGCCGCCGTCGGACGACCCGGCCACGGAGTTCCTGCGCCGGGCGTGCCTGACGTTCGGCGCCGCGGACGGCCCGCTGCAGGCGTCCGCGGCCGTCGTGCTCGCCGAGCACCCAGGCATCGCCCGTGATGATGTGTGGGTGGCCGCCGCCCGCGCCGACGTCGGCGAGGTGGCGCGCCTGCTCGCCGCCGACCCCGGGCTCGCCGTGCGCGAGGGCGGCCCGCACCGCTGGTCCCCGATCGCCTACCTGGCCTTCGCCCGGCACGACCCGGCGCCGGGCCGCGACGCCGTCGTCGCCACGGCCCGGCTGCTGCTCGAGCACGGCGCCGATCCGGACACCGGATATCTCTGGCACGGCCTGCCGTCGCCGTTCACGGTGCTCACCGGCGCGTTCGGGGGCGGTGAGGGCGGTCAGCCGGCGCACCCGCACGGGCCCGAACTGGCGCGGGTGCTGCTGGAGGCGGGGGCCGACCCCAACGACGCCCAGACCCTCTACAACCGCATGTTCACCCCCGCTGACGACCACCTGGAACTGCTCCTGGAGTTCGGTCTCGGCCGCGGTGCCGGCGGGCCGTGGCGGCGCAGGCTCGGCGCGGCGCTGGACAGCCCGACCGAGATGCTGCGCCAACAGCTGGACTGGGCGGTGACGCACGGCCTCGTCGCCCGGGTCGCCCTGCTCGCCGGGCACGGCGTGGACGTGGCGGCCCCGCTGCCCGGCCGCTACGGCGTGGCGCAGCGCCCGCCGTACGTCGTGGCGACGACCAGCGGCCGGTTCGCCGTCGCGGAGCTGCTGGAGCGGCTGGGCGCCGCGGTCGAACTGCTACCGGAGGAACGGGTGATCGCCGCCGTCCTCGCCGGGGACCGGTCGGCCGCCGACGATCCCGACGCGCTCGCCCTGGCCCGCGCGGTGCGTCCCGGGCTCGTCGTGTGGGCCGCCGTCGCGGCCGGGCCCGAGGCCGTCCGGCTCGCCGTGGAGCTGGGTTGGGACGTGTCCGCCCGCGCCCGCACCGACGTCCCGTCGGAGCAGGGGTGGGAGACGGCGCTGCATCACGCCGCGAGACAGGGGGATGCGGAGCTGGCGCGGCTGCTGCTGGACCTGGGCGCCGACCCGGGCGTCCGCGACGGGCGGTTCGACGCCACCGCGGCCGACTGGGCGGGGCACGCGGGGCACCCCGAGCTGCTCAGCGACCTCGGAGGCGCTCGTCCAGAGCGGTGAGCGTCGCGGCGGCGGGGGCGGCGAGCCCGACCCCGCGGCCGTGCCGCACATCGGGCTCGCGGGGGTTGATCCGGACGAGCGCACCGGTCGAGGCCGAGGCGAGCTCGGCCTCGCGGCGCACCGTCGGGATCTCGTTGCCCGCCCCGATCTCCACGACGGCGAGGTCGCTGCGGTGCTCGCGGAGCCAGGCGCGGTGCGCGGCCATCTGCAGGCCCGAGCGTGCCGGGTCCCACTCGACGTCGCCGAACATGAGGATGTTGGGCCGCGCGAGGCCCGCGCAGGACGGGCACCGGGGCAGCGGCGACACCGCGCGCATCGTCGTCTCGTCGACCGTGACGGCGACCCGGTCGGCCGGCCACACCGGCTGCCCGCAGTCCAGGGTGCACTGCAGGTGGTGGATGGAGCCGTCGCACTCGGCGACGTCGGTCAGCCCGGCCCGCTGGAACTGGCCGTCGACGTTGGAGGTGAACACGCGCGTGGGCCGCTGCCGCGACCACGCGCGCAGCACCTCGAACCCGACGTGCGGGACCGTGGCGCGGTAGATCCCGAGCCGGTGGCCGTAGAAGCCCCAGGCGAGCTCGGGGTCGTCGAGGAAGTGCACGGGGTCGGCGATCTCGGCGAAGCGCAGCCCGAGTGCCCGGTACGGCGGGTAGGCGCGCCAGAACCCCTCCGGGCCGCGGAAGTCGGGCAACCCGGAGTCGACGCCGATGCCGGCACCCGCGCACACCAGCAGCGCCCCCGCCCCGCTGAGCAGGTCGGTGGCGCGGTCGAGGTCGGCGTCCAGGACGGGGCTCGGGCCGGGGTTCAGGAGGAGGCGACCGAGCGCTGCACGACCTCGAACTCGAGCACCGCCGATCCCGTCCCGACCGGCCGCGCGCGCTCGCCGGAGTGCGCGGCCATCGCGGAACCCTTCATCCACGCCTGGAACGACTCCTCGTCGGCCCAGTGCGTCACCACGAAGTAGCGGGTCTCGCCGGCGACCGGGCGCAGCAGCTCGAACGACTCGAACCCGGGCTCCCCGTCGACGGCGTGCAGGCGGTTGGCGAACCGCTGCTCCAGCTCGGGGCCTGCGCCGTCGGGGACCTCGATGGCGTTGATCTTCACAACGGACATGTCACCCAGGTTAGCCGGGCGGGTGGGATCGGCTTACGGAACGGTGACCCGGGCCTCCCGGGGCCCTTCCGGGGGCTATCACTGTGGCGTGGAGATTCGGGAGAGAACGATCTGGCGCAGTCCGCTGCGCGGCCCGTGGCTGACGGCCGCACTCGGGCTGGCCCTGCTCGTCCCGCTGGTCGTCGTCATCGTCACGGGGCTGCTGTCCTACGCGGCGTACGAGCCGAACCTGCCCGGCAACGACGCGACGCCGGGGAAGGAGTTGCTCGGGTTCTACCTGTTCGACTGGCCGACCGACCCGCCGTGGCTCTACCGGCTCACCCAGGGTGCGCACGTCGCGCTCGGCATCGCGCTGGTGCCGGTGGTGCTGGCGAAGCTGTGGTCGGTGATCCCGAAGCTGTTCGAACTGCCGCCCGTCCGGTCGATCGGGCACGCATTGGAGCGGGCCTCGCTGCTGCTGCTCGTCGGCGGCATCGTGTTCGAGTTCGTGACCGGGATCCTGAACATCCAGGTCTTCTACGTCTTCCCGTTCTCCTTCTACACCGCGCACCTCTACGGGGCGTGGGTGTTCATCGGGGCGTTCGTCGCGCACGTGCTGCTCAAGTTCCCGACGATGGTGCGGTCCCTGCGCGCCCGGCCGGTCCGCGAGGTGCTGGCGACGTCCACCGCCGACACCCGCCCCGATCCCGACGGCCCGCTCGTGGCCACCGACCCGTCCCCGCCGACGATGTCGCGGCGCGGAGCCGCGGCCTTCGTCGGGGCCGCGTCGGCCACCCTGTTCGGGCTCTACGTCGGACAGACCCTCGACGGGCCGCTGCGCCGCACCGCGCTGTTCGCACCGCACGACCGCGACCTCGGCGAGGGCGCGAACGCGTTCCCCGTCAACAAGACCGCGGAGACGGCGGGTGTCACCCGGGCGCGCGCCGACGCCTGGCGGCTCGAGCTGGCCGGGCCGTCGGGGACGCAGCGGTTCACCCGCGCCGACCTGGCGGCCCTGCCGCAGCACACCTACGACCTGCCGATCGCGTGCGTCGAGGGCTGGTCGATCTCCTGCACGTGGACGGGGGTGCGGCTCGCCGACCTGGTGCGGCTCGCGGGCGGGTCCACACAGGACCGACTGTTCGTCGAGTCGTTCCAGGCGGGCGGGGCGTTCGGGCAGGTGAGCCTGAGCGTCGGGCAGTCGCAGGCGGACGAGTCGCTGCTCGCGCTGTTCGTCGGCGGCGAGGAGCTCTCGCTCGATCACGGCTACCCGGCCCGGACGATCATCCCGGCGGCGCCGGGCGTGCACGCCACCAAGTGGGTCGGCCGCCTCACGGTGGTGACGGCGTGAACGCGTTCCGGAGGTTCTACGGCGAGCGTCCGCTGCACCTGCTGCTCCAGCTCGCCGCGATCGGGCTCGCCGGGTACGCGGCCAGCCGGGTGCTGGCCGAGGGGGCGCCGTGGTTCGCGCTGCTGACCTGGTTCGTCGGGGCCGCGGTGCTGCACGACCTCGTGTTCCTGCCGGTCTACGCCTTCGCGGACGCGACGGCCCAGAGCCGGCTGTTCCGGCGCCGCCGCCCGCTGCCCGCGGCGTCGGGCGTCGCGTGGATCAACCACCTCCGGGTGCCCGTCGCGTTCTCCGGGCTGCTGATGCTGGTCTGGTTCCCGTTGATCCTGGGCGGGCGCGAGGATGCGTTCACCGGGGCCACGGGGCTGGGCACCGATGTCTACCTCGGTCGCTGGCTCGGCGTCACCGGCGTGCTGTTCGTCGGGTCCGCCCTGGTCTACGCGGTGCGGGTGCGCCGGGCGGCGCGGGCGGTCGGCGCAGGGGTCATCAGCGCAGGGGTCATCAGCGCAGGGTGAGCAGTTGCTCGTGGAAGCCGCCGAACCCCCGGTCCCGGTCGACGATGTGGATCTCCAGGATCCAGTGGCACTGCGCGCCGTTCCGGTCGGTGCGCCGCATCGGGTTCGTGTTCTCCGGCGCGATGTAGCTCTCGATCTTCGCGCCGTCGACCAGCTCGTGCGGGAACTCCCCGACGAGGTGCCCGGCGTGGGAGTTGCCGAACTCCCAGCCCGCTTCCCTGGCCAGCTCGCCGACGTGGGCGTACAGCTCGGCCCCTGTGATGTCCGGGTGGGCCTCGAAGTGCGCACGGCCGTCGGCCCACAGGCGCGGCAGGGCGGCCGCGATCGCGAGCTTCGCCGGGTCGTCGCCGAGCACGTAGGTGCGGCCGAAATCGGCCTCCCACCGCTCCAGCAGCGGCCCGAAGTCGAGGAAGACGATGTCGTCGTCCTCGATGACCCGGTCCGGCGGGTTCTCCTGGTACGGCGCCAACGTGTTCGGCCCGGCCCGTACGACCCGCTTGTGCCAGTGCCGCTCGATGCCGAACAGCTCGGCGCCGAGGTCGCGGACGCGATCGCTCACGAC
It contains:
- a CDS encoding pyridoxamine 5'-phosphate oxidase family protein; amino-acid sequence: MMLTQGDPALLDTDIARGLLASTEPARLAYTATDGTPRVLPMWFLWSGDELVLASFAGSAKVAALRARPDVAITIDTLGPPPDVLLLRGRVELTEVAGVLPEYTEMQVRYLGAEFAAAARAEVDVPGVRMVRIGLRPTWVGALDFRTRFPAGFAERGR
- a CDS encoding alpha/beta fold hydrolase yields the protein MTAFVLVPGAGGAAFYWHLVVRELERRGHEGIAVDLPSGDPDARLADYVDAVVAGADGRTGVVLVGSSLGGFSAPLACRPLQAVGLVLVNAMIPTPGETGGQWWENTGFEAAISGAAERDGRDLAADPDQRETMFHDVPPEVAQAVFERPFEQEDGIFADAWPGTWPDVPTRVVATRDDRFFPVEFQRRIARERLGTDPEEMAGGHLVALSRPVELVDLLIG
- a CDS encoding helix-turn-helix transcriptional regulator translates to MNRTERLYAIAEELRAAGPAGRTGPWLAQRLEVSTRTIKRDVDALLQAGVPLWAQSGPGGGYVLDTAATLPPLNLTGAEAAAIAVALAALPTLPFAADARSALSKVLAAMPDAELARAESIAARLWLRIPEQAPRPAVARVLDEAVRRRVVTVLRFADRDGAVTERAVEPAALAATGGFWHLLAWCRLREGPRWFRTDRILAAHLTSEIGPEHDPATLFGTPPDDARPVRLR
- a CDS encoding alpha/beta fold hydrolase, coding for MTIWHLDRPDGRRVAVHELTPDAPAGAPVVLLSHAAPGSGAFDPDPAATAAAGVRLVAPDRPGYGGSDPVPGLTTVDLAADDAAAVLDHVLPPGDTAALAGWSAGGRVALAVAARRPELAGRVAVIGTPAPDEEVPWYGEFAGMIDPLRGLSVPDARAALDGAFGPMVEHTTGDARFALVADPEVDADLLDAPGTADRLRAMLRAALRQGGAGMAADVGGYTLAPWGFDPADVRADVLLAYGAADVAVGPEHGQWWGKALPTARLEVLPGVGHLLVVPFWEHALTHLTG
- a CDS encoding GAF domain-containing protein, with product MSVDDQVQHARALARVREATLAGDRSGPAPRDVVSASWQRSLAARVDPDEHGGPPHVYSPAEVGGIRGGHPLAAVIPVLRDTLVSIADEAMHMMIVTDAQGHILWREGQRDVLRRAEGVGLVEGTRWTEDSIGTNAMGTALAADRAVQIHSAEHLVRTYHSWTCAACPIHDPDSGEVIGAVDVTGPARTFHPTTLALVVAAARLAEGHLGAQLAMRNERLLARNLTHLIGLRDEPGALLTPSGRVLAAQPLGWLPARVDLPSVGDRVALGEAGEGLLEQLAEGWLMRLHRTGSAPRPVLSLPFLGATRALACLDGGHVRLTLRHAEVLTLLALHPDGLTADELATALHGDAGKAVTVRAEMHRLRVALGAGVLRTQPYRLRARVDADFVEVRSALAEGNIREAARAYRGPLLPRSEAPGVREERELLAVALRRAVLDSLDVDAMWALSGTVDGADDPELSQRLLRALPPRDPRRPVLTARLTISAP
- the adh gene encoding aldehyde dehydrogenase — translated: MPIYSAPGTPGSVVAFKSRYENFIGGEFVAPVKGQYFENPTPITGQAFTEVARGTSEDIELALDAAWAAAPAWGKTSVTERSIILNKMADRIEANLELIAIAEAWDNGKACRETLAADIPLAIDHLRYFAGAIRGQEGSLSQIDDDTVAYHFHEPLGVVGQIIPWNFPILMAIWKLAPALAAGNCVVLKPAEQTPASILVLIELIGDLLPAGVLNIVNGFGVEAGKPLASNKRIRKIAFTGETTTGRLIMQYASENLIPVTLELGGKSPNIFFDDVASQQDSFYDKALEGFAMFALNQGEVCTCPSRALIQGGIYTDFLEQAVKRTEQIKQGNPLDTDTMIGAQASNDQLEKILSYIDIGRQEGAKVLTGGERADLGGDLSGGYYVQPTVFEGNNAMRIFQEEIFGPVVSVTRFSDYDDALKIANDTLYGLGAAVWSRDGNTAYRAGRDIQAGRVWVNNYHAYPAHAAFGGYKQSGVGRENHKMMLDHYQNTKNLLVSYSQNAQGFF
- a CDS encoding DUF779 domain-containing protein translates to MGERVTMTPAAAELLKKLTEFHGPLMFHQSGGCCDGSSPMCYPDGDFTLGGSDVHLGDLVVEGLPAPIGFHMSESQFEYWKHTHLTVDVVRGRGSGFSVEAPEGVRFMIRSRLFSDEESAALNGG
- a CDS encoding cysteine hydrolase family protein, producing MSEPTTLRNLVGLPQEPASLAESTLIMVDLQNTYTRGVMELENVQPAIDEAAALLDRARSAGIPIFHIQHDSGEGSPYDVRAEIGAIVDRVAPRDGEPVIVKNFPNSFTATDLDDRLAPGSNLVLAGFMTHMCINSTARGAFSLGHSPSVVAAATATRALPGVDGNPVAASALQASSLAAISDLFGLVVPTSAGIPD
- a CDS encoding endonuclease/exonuclease/phosphatase family protein, encoding MKTSIVDRFPAVLLLAWRPHLTVLALAVTVAITAASRVWGGAAGAVVLAGAVPAVLRRRPAPSRASSADDVVVLVLNVWHGRADPAALAALVGRAKPDLVVLPEAGHDYLGRILELVPGYHGVASLPAGRRDGWGVTVLAGPRAADVTMERGHQMRLPHLRVTGGLLGDRVLYAVHTTAPARLGVVHDWRRDLRTAAAWTAEGAIVAGDLNATVDHRLLRAAGRSAGPTGAGTWPARLPRWAGIRIDHVLLPDGVGSTGASVHDVPGSDHRAVLARVRL